Proteins from a single region of Chanodichthys erythropterus isolate Z2021 chromosome 13, ASM2448905v1, whole genome shotgun sequence:
- the hmbsa gene encoding hydroxymethylbilane synthase a isoform X1 — MSGNVCIPQEGNGKVSRVIRMGTRKSQLARIQTDSVASTLKELYPDVHLEIVAMSTIGDKILDTALSKIGEKSLFTKELENALERNEVDIVVHSLKDLPTSLPPGFTIGAILQRENPHDAVVLHPKNAGLTLDSLPEKSVIGTSSLRRAAQLKKRFPQLEFENIRGNLNTRLKKLDEKDDYAAIILAAAGLKRMGWENRISQILGPEDCMYAVGQGALAVEVRAQDKDILEMVSVLHHPDTVLRCISERAFLKQLEGGCSVPVAVHTEVKESKLYLTGAVYSLDGADCLKDTMQTCVEIDNKVSESAPECVHVAVTANNISSSALDAAEKLGMDLANVLLNKGAKDILTTARKLNDAR; from the exons ATGTCTGGGAACGTTTGTATCCCTCAA GAAGGAAATGGCAAAGTCAGTCGGGTTATTCGCATGGGAACAAGGAAGAGCCAG CTGGCTCGCATTCAAACAGACAGCGTGGCCAGCACACTGAAAGAGCTTTATCCAGACGTTCATCTAGAGATAG TTGCCATGTCAACAATTGGGGACAAAATCCTGGACACTGCATTATCAAAG attggcGAAAAGAGCCTCTTCACCAAAGAGCTGGAAAATGCCCTTGAGAGGAATGA AGTGGATATTGTGGTTCACTCTCTTAAGGATTTACCTACCTCATTGCCCCCTGGATTCACTATTGGAGCCATTCTTCA GCGGGAAAATCCCCATGATGCAGTGGTGCTTCATCCAAAGAATGCTGGACTTACCCTGGACAGCCTGCCAGAGAAGAG TGTGATTGGCACAAGTTCACTTCGCAGAGCAGCTCAGCTGAAGAAACGATTTCCTCAACTGGAATTTGAAAATATT AGAGGGAACCTAAACACCCGCCTAAAGAAGCTGGATGAAAAGGACGACTATGCTGCCATCATTCTGGCAGCAGCAGGCCTCAAACGTATGGGCTGGGAAAACCGAATCAGTCAA ATTCTCGGCCCGGAAGATTGCATGTACGCAGTTGGCCAG GGAGCATTGGCGGTGGAAGTCAGAGCACAAGATAAAGATATTCTGGAAATGGTTTCTGTCCTGCACCATCCAGACACAGTGCTGCGGTGCATCTCAGAGAGAGCTTTCCTCAAACAGCTG GAAGGAGGCTGCAGTGTGCCTGTTGCTGTTCATACAGAAGTGAAAGAGTCCAAG TTATATTTGACTGGAGCAGTTTATAGTTTGGATGGAGCTGATTGCTTGAAGGACACTATGCAGACGTGTGTGGAAATAGACAACAAA GTGAGTGAGAGCGCACCGGAGTGTGTACACGTTGCAGTCACTGCCAACAATATATCATCATCAGCCCTCGATGCTGCTGAGAAACTGGGGATGGATCTGGCAAATGTTCTCCTTAACAAGGGGGCTAAAGACATTCTCACAACAGCCAGGAAACTTAATGATGCTcgataa
- the hmbsa gene encoding hydroxymethylbilane synthase a isoform X2, with translation MDGPFKYIREGNGKVSRVIRMGTRKSQLARIQTDSVASTLKELYPDVHLEIVAMSTIGDKILDTALSKIGEKSLFTKELENALERNEVDIVVHSLKDLPTSLPPGFTIGAILQRENPHDAVVLHPKNAGLTLDSLPEKSVIGTSSLRRAAQLKKRFPQLEFENIRGNLNTRLKKLDEKDDYAAIILAAAGLKRMGWENRISQILGPEDCMYAVGQGALAVEVRAQDKDILEMVSVLHHPDTVLRCISERAFLKQLEGGCSVPVAVHTEVKESKLYLTGAVYSLDGADCLKDTMQTCVEIDNKVSESAPECVHVAVTANNISSSALDAAEKLGMDLANVLLNKGAKDILTTARKLNDAR, from the exons ATGGATGGGCCATTCAAGTATATTAGA GAAGGAAATGGCAAAGTCAGTCGGGTTATTCGCATGGGAACAAGGAAGAGCCAG CTGGCTCGCATTCAAACAGACAGCGTGGCCAGCACACTGAAAGAGCTTTATCCAGACGTTCATCTAGAGATAG TTGCCATGTCAACAATTGGGGACAAAATCCTGGACACTGCATTATCAAAG attggcGAAAAGAGCCTCTTCACCAAAGAGCTGGAAAATGCCCTTGAGAGGAATGA AGTGGATATTGTGGTTCACTCTCTTAAGGATTTACCTACCTCATTGCCCCCTGGATTCACTATTGGAGCCATTCTTCA GCGGGAAAATCCCCATGATGCAGTGGTGCTTCATCCAAAGAATGCTGGACTTACCCTGGACAGCCTGCCAGAGAAGAG TGTGATTGGCACAAGTTCACTTCGCAGAGCAGCTCAGCTGAAGAAACGATTTCCTCAACTGGAATTTGAAAATATT AGAGGGAACCTAAACACCCGCCTAAAGAAGCTGGATGAAAAGGACGACTATGCTGCCATCATTCTGGCAGCAGCAGGCCTCAAACGTATGGGCTGGGAAAACCGAATCAGTCAA ATTCTCGGCCCGGAAGATTGCATGTACGCAGTTGGCCAG GGAGCATTGGCGGTGGAAGTCAGAGCACAAGATAAAGATATTCTGGAAATGGTTTCTGTCCTGCACCATCCAGACACAGTGCTGCGGTGCATCTCAGAGAGAGCTTTCCTCAAACAGCTG GAAGGAGGCTGCAGTGTGCCTGTTGCTGTTCATACAGAAGTGAAAGAGTCCAAG TTATATTTGACTGGAGCAGTTTATAGTTTGGATGGAGCTGATTGCTTGAAGGACACTATGCAGACGTGTGTGGAAATAGACAACAAA GTGAGTGAGAGCGCACCGGAGTGTGTACACGTTGCAGTCACTGCCAACAATATATCATCATCAGCCCTCGATGCTGCTGAGAAACTGGGGATGGATCTGGCAAATGTTCTCCTTAACAAGGGGGCTAAAGACATTCTCACAACAGCCAGGAAACTTAATGATGCTcgataa